One segment of Verrucomicrobiia bacterium DNA contains the following:
- a CDS encoding sodium-translocating pyrophosphatase, translated as MTSDRYSSGEKYALWAVLCVAFAGLGYAMLLVGQVRNADQGTPKMQKVAAAIRAGAEAYLGQQFSKIIVLIGVLTVALFFTALAGTSEAKYPVAFGRAGAFLMGSLFSFAVGFVGMRFATLGNLRVAAAARNSFGGALQVGYRTGTITGMLTDGLGLLGGTLIFMAYGEKAYEVLLGFGFGGTLIALFMRVGGGIYTKAADVGADLVGKVEKDIPEDDPRNAATIADNVGDNVGDCAGMAADIFESYEVTIVAAMILGYASFGHKGVIFPLLVRAIGVIGSIISTYSVRSKEGDSGDAALDSVHRGFLIGSVISVVGFFLVGLFYLKFDAGYFMQYHQALAGYPITNGLADLSKLPVWANLGQASLDLRPAWTCLIGVFLAVALNKCTSYFTHTTHAPVKSMAKACQTGHATNIIQGFAVGYESTVWAVIIIAIAVGASVTIYSGTSPIFVAYGVAMCGIGMLTLTGNTISMDVFGPVADNANGIGEMGYDKAEMGEEKYKKARQILADLDSVGNTTKAETKGIAIGSAVIAAVSLFASFIAVMAMGSEEKISEMTTAQYNNVAGMLTVANPTLFIGLLIGGAVPFLFSSMTIRAVGRAAFLIVKECRLQFRDKEIWAGTKTPDYARVVGICTSAAQKELIGPGLLAIMAPLAVGFLLGPLALAGFLAGMILVGQLLAVFMANAGGAWDNAKKLIEDEPRDLARNTGKGSERHKAAVTGDTVGDPLKDTAGPAINPLIKVMNMVSLLLLPIVLKFHAVGGVEGTGQSSYGIAVVIAVLALAAIAWAVNKSKTDSPEMAEMEKEFETA; from the coding sequence ATGACCAGCGACCGGTACTCATCCGGGGAAAAGTACGCGTTGTGGGCCGTGCTTTGTGTGGCGTTTGCGGGCTTGGGCTACGCGATGCTGCTGGTTGGCCAGGTCAGGAACGCCGACCAGGGCACGCCGAAGATGCAGAAGGTGGCGGCGGCGATTCGCGCCGGTGCCGAAGCGTACCTCGGGCAGCAGTTCAGCAAAATCATCGTGCTCATCGGTGTCTTGACAGTGGCGCTCTTCTTCACGGCGCTCGCCGGCACGAGCGAGGCGAAATACCCGGTCGCTTTCGGCCGCGCGGGCGCGTTCCTGATGGGCTCGCTCTTCAGCTTCGCCGTCGGTTTCGTCGGGATGCGGTTCGCGACACTTGGCAATCTGCGCGTCGCGGCGGCGGCGCGGAATTCGTTCGGCGGGGCGCTGCAGGTTGGGTATCGCACCGGCACGATTACCGGGATGTTGACGGACGGCCTCGGTCTGCTCGGCGGCACGTTGATTTTCATGGCCTACGGCGAGAAGGCGTATGAAGTCCTGCTCGGCTTCGGCTTCGGCGGCACGTTGATCGCGCTGTTCATGCGTGTCGGCGGCGGCATCTATACCAAGGCGGCCGATGTGGGCGCGGACCTTGTCGGCAAGGTCGAGAAAGACATTCCGGAAGATGACCCGCGCAACGCGGCGACCATCGCGGACAATGTCGGCGACAACGTCGGCGATTGCGCCGGTATGGCGGCGGACATTTTCGAGTCCTACGAAGTGACCATTGTGGCCGCGATGATTCTCGGCTACGCCTCATTTGGTCACAAGGGCGTTATCTTCCCGTTGCTGGTGCGCGCCATCGGCGTCATCGGCTCGATTATCAGCACCTACAGCGTGCGCTCGAAGGAAGGCGACTCGGGTGATGCGGCGCTGGATTCGGTGCACCGCGGCTTCCTGATCGGTTCGGTGATCAGCGTCGTGGGCTTCTTCCTGGTCGGATTGTTCTATCTGAAGTTCGACGCTGGATATTTCATGCAATACCATCAAGCGCTCGCCGGATATCCAATAACGAACGGATTGGCTGACCTAAGCAAGTTGCCGGTGTGGGCAAACCTTGGGCAGGCCAGCCTGGATTTGCGTCCCGCGTGGACGTGCTTGATCGGCGTATTTCTGGCAGTGGCGCTGAACAAGTGCACCAGCTACTTCACCCACACGACGCACGCCCCCGTCAAGTCCATGGCCAAAGCCTGCCAGACAGGTCACGCGACCAACATCATCCAGGGGTTTGCGGTTGGTTATGAATCCACCGTGTGGGCGGTCATCATCATCGCGATTGCCGTTGGCGCGTCGGTGACGATTTATTCCGGCACCTCGCCGATCTTTGTGGCCTACGGTGTCGCCATGTGCGGCATCGGCATGTTGACGCTCACCGGTAACACGATCTCGATGGACGTGTTTGGCCCCGTGGCCGACAACGCCAACGGCATCGGTGAAATGGGTTATGACAAGGCCGAGATGGGCGAGGAGAAATACAAGAAGGCCCGGCAGATTCTGGCTGACCTCGATTCCGTCGGCAATACCACCAAGGCGGAAACCAAGGGCATCGCCATCGGCTCGGCGGTGATCGCGGCAGTGTCGCTCTTCGCCAGTTTCATTGCCGTCATGGCGATGGGCAGTGAGGAAAAAATCAGCGAAATGACCACCGCGCAGTACAACAACGTGGCCGGCATGCTCACCGTTGCCAACCCCACGTTATTCATCGGGCTGCTCATCGGTGGTGCCGTGCCGTTCCTGTTCAGCTCGATGACGATTCGCGCCGTCGGTCGCGCGGCATTCCTGATTGTCAAAGAGTGCCGCTTGCAATTCCGCGACAAGGAAATCTGGGCCGGAACAAAGACGCCCGATTACGCGCGTGTGGTCGGGATTTGCACGAGTGCGGCGCAGAAAGAACTGATTGGGCCCGGCCTGTTGGCAATCATGGCGCCATTGGCGGTTGGCTTCCTGCTGGGACCACTGGCGCTGGCTGGGTTCCTCGCCGGTATGATCCTTGTTGGACAATTGCTGGCGGTGTTCATGGCCAACGCGGGCGGCGCGTGGGACAACGCCAAGAAGTTGATCGAAGACGAACCGCGCGACCTCGCCAGGAATACGGGCAAAGGCTCCGAGCGACACAAGGCCGCAGTCACCGGCGACACGGTTGGCGATCCGTTGAAGGACACGGCCGGCCCGGCCATCAATCCGCTCATCAAGGTCATGAACATGGTGAGCCTGCTGTTGTTGCCCATCGTGCTGAAGTTCCACGCCGTCGGGGGTGTGGAAGGCACGGGGCAGAGTTCTTATGGGATCGCGGTCGTCATCGCGGTTTTGGCCCTGGCAGCCATCGCGTGGGCCGTGAATAAGTCCAAGACAGATTCGCCCGAAATGGCGGAGATGGAAAAGGAATTCGAAACAGCCTAG
- a CDS encoding MBL fold metallo-hydrolase produces the protein MRVTFLGTGTSHGIPMIGCDCTVCRSDNPRNKRLRPSVYIENGDRCLLVDATPDFRTQALRANIRRVDAVLMTHTHADHVLGLDDLRVFCQRSGQKMPIYGSPHSIETIQRMFSYACTETPAWPGLPSFELHTMQPAQQCEVAGTTFRVLPLLHGQMTVYGFLFGRDVAYVTDCNVVSPEVIDAIRGVTVLVLDALRHRPHPTHLTIDQAREVAGQVGAKLTLLTHLCHEAEHEAVEKELPPQVRVACDGMQIEVADGEVRYLA, from the coding sequence ATGCGCGTCACGTTTCTGGGCACGGGCACGAGTCATGGCATCCCGATGATTGGGTGTGACTGCACCGTATGCCGCTCCGACAATCCCCGCAACAAACGCCTGCGGCCCTCCGTTTACATTGAAAACGGCGACCGGTGTTTGCTCGTGGATGCGACGCCTGATTTTCGCACGCAGGCGTTGCGGGCGAACATCCGCCGGGTCGACGCGGTGTTGATGACGCACACTCACGCCGATCATGTCCTCGGGCTGGATGATTTGCGGGTATTCTGCCAGCGCTCCGGACAGAAAATGCCGATCTACGGATCGCCACATTCGATTGAGACGATCCAGCGGATGTTCTCCTACGCCTGCACGGAAACACCCGCATGGCCCGGGTTGCCCAGTTTTGAATTGCACACGATGCAACCAGCCCAGCAATGCGAGGTCGCGGGAACGACGTTCCGCGTACTGCCGCTGTTGCATGGACAGATGACGGTGTACGGTTTCCTCTTTGGACGCGATGTGGCTTACGTCACGGACTGCAATGTCGTGTCCCCCGAAGTGATCGATGCTATTCGTGGCGTGACGGTGCTGGTGCTCGACGCCCTGCGGCACCGTCCCCATCCGACGCACCTGACCATCGATCAGGCGCGCGAAGTGGCGGGGCAGGTGGGTGCGAAGTTGACGCTGCTCACGCACCTGTGCCACGAGGCCGAGCACGAAGCGGTCGAGAAAGAACTGCCGCCGCAGGTGCGCGTGGCCTGCGATGGAATGCAAATCGAGGTGGCCGATGGCGAAGTGCGTTACCTGGCATAA
- a CDS encoding TIGR03790 family protein, which translates to MAKCVTWHKARLWFAALAVLLWLPRVASADDPAQRVVIVYNAEDPDSKPLADYYARKRGVPTNQICEIGIPVADTISRKQFNEKIRDPIWQFLTHRGLLQQESRTVMDPALGKVPSLATVSAKVSYLVLMYGVPLGIAPDPNLQELFSDKSKKGLQRDEASVESELALLPTTGLPIRGPLRNPFFGNASERFGPPLNQEILLVGRLDGPDAQTVRRMIDDAQTAEHYGLHGRAYFDAQGTHDPGYIVGDTWITNAWHAFQQSGYECDLDEQPETFAEDYPMTDAAIYAGWYSDRVVGPFRRPDFRFQTGAVAYHLHSSSGAAVRTRTAFWVGPLLAKGAAATMGNVYEPYLSLTPHIDMFFQRLLAGAPFLEAAYYSEPALSWQTTFEGDPLYRPFAASLDEQIQRLEADHKTEVEWAYLRRVNLLVAQDGTTEAEELCRSKAGELHSAVLYEKLGDMLRAARREREAIEAYSKADEKPADPYRDIRVAVKMATAHVARKETAQALAIYERLGDAYPTHHNVVEFFQRARDLARALGDEAKAKALQAKIDRLLPAGRQEKK; encoded by the coding sequence ATGGCGAAGTGCGTTACCTGGCATAAGGCACGACTTTGGTTTGCGGCGTTGGCAGTCCTGCTATGGCTGCCACGCGTAGCGTCGGCCGATGATCCGGCGCAACGCGTCGTGATTGTCTACAACGCAGAGGACCCCGATAGCAAACCACTCGCAGATTACTACGCCCGCAAACGCGGTGTCCCGACCAACCAGATTTGCGAGATTGGCATCCCCGTTGCGGACACGATCTCCCGCAAACAGTTCAACGAGAAAATTCGCGACCCGATCTGGCAGTTCCTCACCCACCGGGGATTGCTCCAGCAAGAGTCGCGAACAGTCATGGACCCGGCGCTCGGCAAGGTCCCCTCGTTGGCCACCGTCAGCGCAAAAGTTTCGTACCTCGTGTTGATGTACGGCGTGCCGTTGGGCATCGCTCCAGACCCGAATCTTCAGGAGCTTTTCTCCGACAAGTCAAAGAAGGGATTACAGAGGGACGAAGCTTCCGTCGAAAGCGAGCTTGCACTCCTGCCCACCACCGGCCTGCCGATCCGGGGACCGCTTCGCAACCCATTCTTTGGTAACGCCTCTGAACGATTCGGACCGCCGTTGAACCAGGAGATACTGCTGGTGGGGCGCCTCGACGGGCCTGACGCGCAGACCGTACGGCGAATGATCGACGACGCGCAGACAGCCGAGCATTACGGACTGCACGGGCGCGCGTATTTCGACGCGCAGGGCACGCACGACCCGGGCTACATCGTGGGTGACACCTGGATCACCAACGCCTGGCACGCCTTTCAACAGTCGGGCTACGAATGTGATCTCGATGAACAACCCGAGACGTTTGCGGAGGATTACCCGATGACGGACGCGGCGATTTACGCCGGCTGGTATTCGGACCGTGTGGTGGGGCCGTTCCGCCGTCCCGACTTCCGTTTCCAAACAGGAGCCGTCGCGTATCACCTGCACTCGTCCAGTGGCGCGGCGGTGCGGACGCGCACGGCGTTTTGGGTTGGGCCGCTGCTTGCGAAGGGGGCAGCGGCGACGATGGGCAACGTGTATGAACCGTACCTTTCGCTCACGCCCCATATCGACATGTTTTTTCAGCGGCTGCTGGCCGGCGCGCCGTTTCTGGAGGCCGCGTACTACAGTGAGCCGGCTTTGAGCTGGCAGACGACGTTCGAGGGGGATCCACTGTACCGACCCTTTGCTGCTTCGTTGGACGAGCAAATCCAGCGGCTGGAGGCTGACCACAAGACGGAGGTTGAATGGGCGTATTTGCGGAGGGTCAACTTGTTGGTCGCGCAAGATGGAACCACGGAAGCGGAGGAGCTTTGCCGCAGCAAGGCCGGGGAATTGCACAGCGCCGTTCTTTACGAAAAACTGGGTGACATGCTGCGCGCAGCGCGCCGTGAACGGGAGGCGATCGAGGCGTACAGCAAGGCTGACGAAAAGCCCGCCGATCCGTACCGCGACATCCGGGTGGCGGTCAAAATGGCAACGGCTCATGTCGCGCGGAAGGAAACAGCGCAGGCGTTGGCCATTTACGAACGACTCGGCGACGCCTACCCGACACATCACAACGTGGTCGAGTTCTTCCAGCGGGCGCGCGACCTGGCGCGGGCGCTGGGCGACGAGGCAAAGGCGAAGGCGTTGCAGGCGAAGATCGATCGGTTGTTGCCGGCAGGCCGGCAGGAAAAGAAGTGA
- a CDS encoding LemA family protein: MILGLLVVVALFFAMLLWVVSVYNNLVTLRNLVDSAWAQTDVQLRRRYDLIPNLVETVKGYATHERETFEKVTQARNTAMNATTPDAKAGAENALTGALKSVFAVAEAYPELKANQNFTALQQELTNTEGFIAECRSHYNDAVLTLNTALQVFPASAVANLFSFQAHEYFGVPDAVAREPVKVQF, from the coding sequence ATGATCCTCGGACTGTTGGTGGTCGTTGCACTCTTTTTCGCCATGCTGCTCTGGGTGGTGAGTGTTTACAATAACCTGGTCACGCTTCGCAACCTCGTCGATAGCGCCTGGGCGCAGACCGATGTGCAACTGCGACGCCGCTACGATTTGATCCCCAATCTCGTCGAGACCGTCAAGGGTTACGCCACGCACGAACGGGAGACGTTCGAGAAGGTGACTCAGGCGCGCAATACCGCGATGAATGCCACTACCCCGGACGCCAAAGCGGGCGCCGAGAACGCCCTCACGGGTGCCCTTAAATCCGTCTTCGCCGTCGCCGAGGCTTATCCCGAACTCAAAGCCAACCAGAATTTCACTGCTCTTCAACAGGAGCTGACCAACACGGAGGGCTTCATCGCGGAGTGTCGTTCGCATTACAACGACGCCGTCCTGACCTTGAACACCGCGCTACAAGTGTTTCCCGCCAGCGCCGTCGCCAACCTGTTCAGTTTCCAAGCTCACGAATACTTCGGGGTCCCCGACGCCGTCGCCCGCGAGCCAGTGAAGGTGCAGTTCTAG
- a CDS encoding sugar phosphate isomerase/epimerase family protein, with protein MGRPVTLFTGQWADLPFETICQKAKSFGFDGLELACWGDHFDVRQGAKSKAYCDTRHEILARHGLKTWAISNHLAGQAVCDNIDERHKSILPPHVWGNGKPADVRKRAAEEMMRTAQAAKNLGVKVVNGFTGSSIWHLLYSFPPVSSAMIDDGFAFFAKMWNPILDEFKKCGVRFALEVHPTEIAFDTMTTLRAVAALQGHRSFGINYDPSHLGYQHVDYVKFLRILAPRIFHVHMKDVWWGHGDGMVGVFGGHTNFGNPSRYWDFRSLGHGDINFEEIIVALNDIGYQGPLSVEWEDSRMDREHGANEACAFVKKLDFKASARAFDAAFEKSRG; from the coding sequence ATGGGCAGACCCGTCACACTTTTTACCGGCCAGTGGGCCGACCTTCCTTTTGAAACTATTTGCCAGAAGGCGAAAAGCTTCGGCTTCGACGGGCTGGAATTGGCCTGTTGGGGCGATCACTTCGATGTGCGGCAGGGCGCCAAATCGAAGGCGTATTGTGACACGCGCCATGAAATCCTTGCGCGGCATGGATTGAAGACCTGGGCAATCAGCAATCATCTGGCCGGCCAGGCCGTCTGCGACAACATCGACGAGCGCCACAAGTCCATCCTGCCGCCGCACGTCTGGGGGAACGGGAAGCCCGCTGATGTTCGGAAACGCGCCGCCGAGGAGATGATGCGCACCGCACAGGCCGCGAAGAACCTCGGCGTCAAGGTCGTCAACGGTTTCACCGGAAGTTCCATCTGGCACCTGCTCTACTCGTTCCCGCCCGTTTCGTCGGCGATGATCGACGACGGCTTCGCCTTCTTCGCGAAGATGTGGAACCCGATCCTCGACGAGTTTAAGAAGTGTGGCGTGCGGTTCGCCCTCGAAGTGCATCCGACCGAGATCGCCTTCGACACCATGACCACGCTACGAGCAGTGGCCGCGCTGCAAGGCCACAGGTCATTTGGAATCAACTACGATCCCTCACACCTCGGTTATCAGCACGTCGATTACGTAAAATTCCTTCGCATACTCGCGCCGCGTATTTTTCATGTTCACATGAAAGACGTCTGGTGGGGACACGGCGACGGCATGGTTGGTGTATTCGGTGGGCACACAAATTTCGGCAATCCTAGCCGCTACTGGGACTTCCGTTCGCTCGGCCATGGCGACATCAACTTCGAGGAGATCATCGTCGCGCTCAACGACATCGGCTATCAGGGCCCACTCTCCGTCGAATGGGAAGACAGCCGCATGGACCGCGAGCACGGCGCGAACGAAGCCTGCGCCTTCGTGAAGAAACTCGATTTCAAGGCCAGCGCCCGCGCGTTCGATGCTGCGTTTGAGAAGTCGCGCGGCTAG
- a CDS encoding TatD family hydrolase, giving the protein MFVDSHTHLCYPDFAEELPQVVERAQAAKVTQIVSIATDLEAARKTLGIARQFEAVYAAVGLHPGEVPTVSLCDMKELAQLAAEPKVVAIGETGLDYYREAKDDAALRQQQKDLFWAQLELAKERKLPVVIHNRAAEVDILEILGAHAESLPKEWRPWGVMHCFSGDEKFAFDCIELGLLISYTGILTFKNATALRDVAGKVALDYVMLETDAPYLAPVPHRGKRNESSYVPLIAEVLAQVKGVSVEEIARATTGNARRLFRLP; this is encoded by the coding sequence ATGTTTGTCGATAGCCACACACATCTCTGTTATCCCGACTTTGCCGAGGAACTGCCGCAAGTGGTCGAGCGCGCCCAGGCCGCCAAGGTAACGCAGATTGTCAGTATTGCCACGGATTTGGAGGCGGCGCGAAAGACGCTGGGCATCGCCCGGCAGTTCGAGGCCGTGTATGCCGCGGTCGGGCTGCATCCCGGTGAGGTTCCCACCGTCTCGCTCTGTGACATGAAAGAACTCGCCCAACTGGCGGCGGAGCCGAAGGTCGTGGCGATTGGGGAGACGGGCTTGGACTATTACCGGGAGGCGAAGGACGATGCGGCGTTGCGGCAACAGCAAAAAGATTTGTTCTGGGCACAGCTCGAATTGGCGAAGGAACGCAAACTGCCGGTAGTGATCCACAATCGCGCCGCCGAAGTGGACATTCTGGAAATCCTTGGCGCCCACGCGGAGAGCCTGCCGAAAGAATGGCGGCCGTGGGGCGTGATGCATTGTTTCTCGGGAGATGAGAAGTTCGCATTCGATTGCATCGAGCTGGGCCTGCTCATCAGCTACACGGGCATCCTGACCTTCAAGAACGCGACGGCGTTGCGCGATGTGGCCGGGAAAGTGGCGCTCGATTACGTGATGCTCGAGACCGACGCGCCATACCTGGCGCCGGTGCCTCACCGTGGGAAACGCAACGAGTCGTCCTATGTGCCGCTGATCGCGGAAGTGTTGGCGCAGGTAAAGGGCGTCTCGGTGGAAGAGATTGCCCGGGCCACGACCGGAAATGCCCGGCGGTTGTTTCGATTGCCGTAG
- a CDS encoding tetratricopeptide repeat protein produces MDFVGGAGSAFITVGIVAGLGIVAFLIVGFPLLRKISENLFSFYGPSDDSTQITPEYSIAEARVNTGRYSEAIEEYRKVIVRHPDDMYPHLRIADIALKYLQDNQTTEMELQAALTKAKGEDSVALAAGRLADLYQHTLQDPARALDVMKQLREKIPTTKQAKLAEERIVILEGIVHSGETLPESPGKIAARPSRFKLTD; encoded by the coding sequence ATGGATTTCGTAGGTGGCGCGGGCTCGGCATTTATCACAGTGGGAATTGTTGCCGGCCTTGGAATTGTGGCGTTTCTCATCGTCGGTTTCCCGTTACTCCGGAAAATCAGCGAGAATCTTTTCTCCTTCTACGGACCTTCTGATGACAGCACGCAAATCACCCCCGAATATAGCATTGCCGAGGCGCGGGTGAACACCGGCAGGTATTCCGAGGCGATTGAGGAGTACCGCAAGGTCATCGTCCGTCATCCGGACGACATGTATCCGCACCTGCGCATTGCGGACATTGCGCTAAAGTATCTGCAGGACAACCAGACCACCGAGATGGAACTGCAGGCGGCCCTCACGAAAGCGAAAGGCGAAGATTCGGTCGCACTGGCCGCCGGCCGGCTGGCCGATCTGTATCAACACACGCTACAAGATCCTGCCCGAGCGCTCGACGTGATGAAACAGTTACGCGAGAAAATCCCGACAACGAAGCAGGCAAAGCTCGCGGAGGAACGCATCGTGATTCTGGAGGGGATCGTCCATTCTGGCGAAACATTGCCGGAATCGCCCGGCAAGATTGCCGCCAGGCCGTCACGCTTCAAGTTGACGGATTAG
- a CDS encoding class I SAM-dependent methyltransferase, whose protein sequence is MINPTLRFSNRVENYVKYRPGYPIGLVETFTKECGLTAGSVVADIGSGTGILSELFLKNGNPVFGVEPNREMREAGSRLLGKYAVFRSINGMAEATTLADSSVDFVTAGQAFHWFDRERARKEFARILKPNGWVALIWNERLTDTCPFLRAYEDLLQKYGTDYATVDHRNVDADAITAFFAPQPFTLREFENRQVFDYDGVEGRLLSSSYTPESSHPNYQPMLEALRALFDKYQINGNVSFDYATRLYFGRLIRQLEA, encoded by the coding sequence ATGATCAATCCCACCCTCCGCTTCTCCAATCGCGTGGAGAACTACGTCAAGTATCGGCCGGGTTATCCGATCGGCCTGGTTGAAACCTTCACAAAGGAATGCGGGCTGACCGCTGGGTCAGTCGTCGCCGACATCGGGTCGGGAACAGGGATTCTATCCGAGTTATTCCTGAAGAACGGGAACCCGGTGTTCGGCGTGGAGCCGAATCGCGAGATGCGGGAGGCAGGTTCGCGACTGTTGGGCAAATACGCAGTCTTCAGGAGCATCAATGGAATGGCAGAGGCGACGACTCTGGCGGACTCTTCGGTTGATTTCGTCACGGCGGGCCAGGCGTTTCATTGGTTTGACCGCGAGCGGGCGCGGAAGGAATTCGCGCGCATTCTCAAGCCGAACGGTTGGGTGGCGTTGATCTGGAACGAACGGCTGACGGATACGTGCCCCTTCCTGCGCGCATATGAAGACTTGCTGCAGAAGTACGGCACCGACTACGCGACGGTCGATCACCGAAACGTCGATGCCGACGCGATCACGGCATTCTTCGCTCCACAACCGTTCACGCTGAGAGAGTTCGAGAATCGGCAAGTCTTCGACTACGACGGAGTGGAAGGCCGGCTGCTCTCGTCATCCTACACGCCCGAGTCAAGCCATCCAAATTATCAACCCATGCTCGAGGCGTTACGCGCGCTTTTCGACAAGTACCAGATCAACGGCAATGTTTCTTTCGATTACGCCACGCGGCTGTACTTTGGGCGGCTAATCCGTCAACTTGAAGCGTGA
- a CDS encoding nucleotide sugar dehydrogenase has protein sequence MRKIEGKVAIVGLGYVGLPLAVSFARHLTVVGFDINARRIEELQSGVDRTGETLGGDLKSSNINFTADPKALCECRYIIVAVPTPVDKANVPDLEPVISASRIVGENLSKGSVVIFESTVYPGVTDEVCLPILEEKSGLKLGDFKIGYSPERINPGDHEHTVDKIVKIVSGCDAETLEEVGALYSLVAKSVYHAPSIATAEAAKVIENIQRDLNIALMNELSLIFGRLGLNTEEVLAAAGTKWNFHKYHPGLVGGHCIGVDPYYLTYRAQQFGYHPQVILAGRQINDSMPVHVGEMVIKGIAHVGKPIKGATVVILGLTFKENVPDIRNSKVHSIITYLQGFGVKVLGCDPLLSADIVRKYFGIENVEFDKVPQCDCVLVANKHNAFRSLTLDQLKAKMSPPVLIDIKNLFDRHAAETAGFYFKSL, from the coding sequence ATGAGGAAGATTGAAGGAAAAGTTGCGATTGTCGGTCTCGGCTATGTCGGCTTGCCGCTGGCGGTTTCTTTCGCCAGGCACCTGACCGTTGTCGGGTTCGACATCAATGCCCGCCGCATTGAGGAACTGCAGAGCGGCGTTGATCGTACCGGCGAAACGCTCGGCGGCGACCTCAAGAGCTCCAACATCAACTTCACCGCCGATCCCAAAGCGCTCTGCGAATGCCGCTATATCATTGTCGCGGTGCCCACACCTGTCGACAAGGCCAACGTCCCCGACTTGGAACCGGTCATCAGCGCCTCGCGCATCGTGGGTGAGAACCTCAGCAAAGGTTCCGTCGTGATTTTTGAAAGCACCGTCTATCCCGGCGTCACGGACGAAGTTTGCCTTCCGATCCTTGAAGAGAAATCGGGATTGAAACTTGGCGATTTCAAGATTGGCTACTCCCCTGAGCGCATCAATCCGGGTGACCACGAGCATACGGTCGATAAAATCGTCAAGATCGTCAGCGGTTGCGACGCCGAGACCCTCGAAGAAGTCGGCGCCCTCTATTCGCTTGTCGCCAAGAGTGTTTATCATGCGCCCAGCATTGCGACCGCTGAGGCGGCGAAGGTGATCGAGAACATCCAGCGCGACCTCAACATTGCGCTCATGAACGAGCTTTCGCTTATTTTTGGGCGTCTCGGCCTCAACACCGAGGAAGTCCTTGCGGCGGCGGGCACGAAATGGAATTTCCATAAGTACCACCCCGGCCTCGTCGGCGGACATTGCATCGGCGTCGATCCGTACTATCTCACCTACCGCGCCCAACAGTTCGGCTACCACCCGCAGGTAATTCTCGCGGGGCGTCAGATCAACGACTCGATGCCGGTCCATGTGGGCGAAATGGTCATCAAGGGCATCGCCCACGTCGGCAAGCCGATTAAGGGCGCTACCGTGGTGATCCTCGGGCTGACGTTCAAAGAGAACGTCCCGGATATCCGCAACAGCAAGGTGCACAGTATCATCACCTACCTGCAGGGTTTTGGTGTGAAAGTGCTCGGCTGCGATCCACTGCTTTCGGCCGACATCGTCCGCAAATATTTCGGCATCGAGAACGTCGAATTCGACAAAGTGCCCCAGTGCGACTGCGTCCTTGTCGCCAACAAGCACAACGCCTTCCGCTCACTCACGCTCGACCAGCTAAAGGCAAAGATGTCCCCGCCCGTGCTGATCGACATCAAGAACCTCTTTGACCGCCACGCCGCCGAAACTGCCGGGTTCTACTTCAAGAGCCTGTAA